The following proteins are co-located in the Pseudomonas antarctica genome:
- a CDS encoding YmfL family putative regulatory protein has product MKRPVLDSRKSVVMAVIGSYPGGREYASADLGMPLKKFDNQAYENAGSRPLADEHIRRLEQVAGTTYLADYIASMYGGMFVPLSLPETLDNVELYSRSLKASAKRGKVDQIMSAALDDGVIEKREADAIIAALITYMSARYAEVFATIQLYSQGAV; this is encoded by the coding sequence ATGAAACGCCCAGTTCTAGACAGCAGAAAGAGCGTCGTTATGGCCGTCATTGGATCCTACCCAGGCGGTCGGGAATACGCCTCGGCAGATCTCGGCATGCCGCTCAAGAAGTTCGACAACCAGGCCTACGAGAACGCCGGCAGTCGCCCGCTGGCCGACGAACACATCCGCCGGCTGGAGCAAGTCGCCGGCACCACGTATCTGGCTGATTACATCGCTTCAATGTACGGCGGCATGTTCGTGCCGCTGAGCCTGCCGGAAACGCTCGACAACGTAGAGCTGTATAGCCGATCGCTAAAGGCCTCTGCCAAGAGGGGCAAGGTCGACCAGATCATGTCTGCGGCGCTGGATGACGGTGTTATCGAAAAGCGTGAGGCCGACGCGATCATCGCCGCCCTGATCACCTATATGTCAGCTCGCTACGCCGAGGTGTTCGCGACCATCCAGCTGTACAGCCAGGGAGCTGTTTAG
- a CDS encoding ogr/Delta-like zinc finger family protein, which translates to MSTYKLVCPCCSSSMRIRTSEGQTPCFRSMYSECTNLLCGATFSGSLVWEYQLSPSGIDQPLTVLPMAPTKVRLLARRNLAAKTDQPDLLDQLEMERA; encoded by the coding sequence GTGAGTACTTACAAACTGGTCTGCCCTTGCTGCAGCAGCTCGATGCGTATTCGCACCTCCGAAGGGCAGACACCTTGTTTCAGATCGATGTATTCGGAATGCACCAACCTGCTGTGCGGCGCCACGTTCTCCGGCTCGTTGGTTTGGGAATATCAGCTCAGCCCATCCGGTATCGACCAACCCCTGACGGTCCTGCCAATGGCACCCACGAAAGTGCGTTTGCTTGCACGTCGAAACCTTGCTGCAAAAACCGATCAACCCGATCTGCTGGACCAACTCGAAATGGAGCGTGCGTGA
- a CDS encoding toprim domain-containing protein, translated as MEQRLRADVIQRIERDYQLKHMANTNYMRKGVCPACGQKTLYTFYDSPWTLICGRPEKCDHRVHVKDVYDDLFNDWSKTAPSTPDNPLATARAYLEFARGFKFELIAGWFSQDNYWDGRLNIGSATVRFALEKGGYWERLIDRPDRFGKMKARFRPTGEGLTGYKGVWWCPPSLDLLEVDELFITEGIFDAIALLHNDVPAVSMMSSAPCPIDSLKALAKLRHDADKRLPLLVWALDNEPVAKANMRRWAKEAADLGFICKAAVIPQPNGKKVDWNDLHLKWKPIEGDDKRAERIEQDLDEARHHGDLLLADSAEEKGFLIYLRDERKEFNFSFRKRLYWFRLDLDKYDRAKADLESSDRHEDQLLNDEQKRYKALRQAGSVTNIANCNFQALYYMRNDLTDEAWYYFRIERPQGAAIKSTFTAKQLTSAPEFANRLLNVANGAWFEGSAQQLKRIMAPQLDCLKAVNTIEWIGYSRDHGAYVFNDLAFHGGKMQVRNKEDFFDLGKLSIKSQSQSPVLHINTDLNAYNEGWFDIYWRCFGVQGLVVLAWWLGALHAEQIRQIHKSLMFLELVGEAGSGKTTLVELLWKSVGRTDYEGFDPSKATAASRARNFSQVSNLPVVLIESEREQKEGQPVKHFDWDELKTAYNGRSVRSTGVKNNGNDTHEPPFRAALLIAQNNPVNASEPILQRICHVHLTREHHTPETKQYAEQLERMPMDSISGFLVKALQHETETMRLMEENTSGYEQELLAQPGVRTVRIAKNHAQLRSLVDALAGVVPLGEHRKALAHAEISRMALERQQAINADHPTVTEFWDLYDFLNGMDEKGALNHARRDGLIAVNLNEFVEMAANKRQQVPPLSDLKRLLKTSKSPKFLESNKPVNSARVLDAFDKSKTIRCWVFQGA; from the coding sequence ATGGAACAAAGGCTGCGAGCCGACGTCATCCAACGCATTGAGCGGGACTACCAGCTCAAGCACATGGCAAACACCAATTACATGCGTAAGGGTGTTTGCCCGGCATGCGGCCAGAAGACCCTGTACACCTTTTACGATTCGCCCTGGACGTTGATCTGCGGCCGGCCCGAAAAGTGCGACCACCGTGTCCACGTGAAGGACGTCTACGACGACCTGTTCAACGACTGGAGCAAGACCGCACCGTCGACGCCAGACAACCCCCTTGCCACTGCACGCGCCTACCTCGAGTTTGCGCGCGGCTTTAAATTTGAGCTGATCGCTGGTTGGTTCTCCCAAGATAACTACTGGGATGGCCGGCTGAATATCGGCAGCGCCACGGTGCGCTTCGCTTTGGAAAAAGGTGGGTACTGGGAACGTCTAATAGATCGACCAGACCGCTTCGGCAAGATGAAAGCGCGTTTCCGCCCGACCGGTGAAGGCTTGACTGGATACAAAGGTGTCTGGTGGTGCCCTCCAAGCTTGGACCTGCTGGAGGTCGACGAGCTGTTCATCACTGAGGGCATATTCGACGCCATCGCATTGCTGCACAACGACGTGCCGGCGGTGTCTATGATGTCCAGCGCTCCCTGCCCTATCGACTCGCTGAAAGCTCTGGCCAAGCTGCGCCACGACGCTGACAAGCGCCTACCACTGCTGGTGTGGGCATTGGATAACGAGCCTGTCGCCAAGGCCAACATGCGCCGCTGGGCGAAGGAAGCCGCCGACCTGGGCTTCATCTGCAAGGCAGCGGTGATCCCGCAGCCCAATGGCAAAAAGGTTGATTGGAACGACCTGCACCTAAAGTGGAAGCCGATCGAGGGCGACGACAAGCGCGCCGAGCGGATCGAGCAGGATCTGGACGAAGCCCGTCACCACGGCGATTTGCTGCTGGCTGACTCGGCTGAAGAAAAGGGGTTCCTCATCTACCTGCGCGACGAGCGCAAGGAATTCAATTTTTCATTCCGCAAGCGCCTGTACTGGTTTCGACTGGACCTTGATAAATACGACCGTGCGAAGGCCGATCTGGAGAGTTCAGACCGTCATGAGGACCAACTGCTAAACGACGAACAGAAGCGCTACAAGGCGCTACGCCAAGCCGGCTCAGTAACCAATATAGCCAACTGCAACTTCCAGGCGCTGTACTACATGCGCAACGACCTGACCGACGAGGCCTGGTACTACTTCCGCATCGAGCGTCCGCAAGGCGCCGCCATCAAGAGTACGTTCACGGCCAAACAACTCACGTCAGCGCCCGAGTTCGCGAATCGCCTGCTCAACGTCGCCAATGGCGCGTGGTTCGAGGGCAGCGCCCAGCAGCTGAAGCGGATTATGGCGCCTCAGCTCGATTGCCTGAAAGCCGTCAATACCATCGAATGGATCGGCTACAGCCGCGACCATGGTGCTTATGTCTTCAACGACCTGGCCTTTCACGGCGGCAAGATGCAGGTGCGCAACAAGGAAGACTTTTTTGACCTGGGCAAGCTGAGCATCAAGTCGCAAAGCCAGTCGCCCGTGCTGCACATCAACACCGACCTCAATGCCTACAACGAAGGTTGGTTCGACATTTACTGGCGCTGCTTTGGCGTACAGGGGCTGGTGGTGCTGGCCTGGTGGCTGGGAGCGTTGCACGCCGAGCAAATCCGCCAGATCCACAAGTCACTGATGTTCCTGGAGCTGGTGGGTGAAGCAGGCTCGGGAAAAACCACGCTAGTGGAGCTGCTGTGGAAGTCGGTCGGACGGACTGATTACGAAGGCTTTGACCCGTCCAAAGCGACGGCTGCAAGCCGCGCACGCAACTTCTCGCAGGTCAGCAACTTGCCGGTGGTGCTGATCGAGTCCGAACGTGAACAAAAGGAAGGCCAGCCGGTTAAACACTTCGACTGGGACGAACTGAAAACCGCCTACAACGGCCGCAGCGTTCGCTCCACCGGCGTGAAAAACAACGGCAACGACACCCACGAACCCCCGTTCCGAGCCGCACTGCTGATCGCGCAGAACAACCCGGTGAACGCATCAGAGCCAATCCTGCAGCGAATCTGCCATGTCCACCTGACACGCGAGCACCACACGCCGGAGACCAAGCAGTACGCCGAGCAGCTGGAGCGCATGCCGATGGACAGCATCAGCGGGTTCCTGGTCAAGGCGCTGCAACACGAAACCGAAACCATGCGCCTGATGGAGGAAAACACCTCCGGCTACGAACAGGAGCTGCTGGCCCAACCTGGCGTGCGCACCGTACGTATCGCCAAGAACCATGCCCAGCTGCGCAGCCTGGTGGATGCACTGGCCGGGGTCGTACCCCTCGGCGAGCATCGTAAAGCCCTCGCTCACGCCGAAATCAGCCGCATGGCCCTGGAGCGGCAGCAGGCAATCAACGCCGACCACCCAACCGTTACCGAGTTTTGGGACTTGTACGACTTCCTCAACGGCATGGACGAGAAAGGCGCGCTCAACCATGCACGCAGGGACGGGCTGATTGCCGTGAACCTCAACGAGTTTGTGGAAATGGCTGCCAATAAACGGCAGCAGGTACCGCCGCTGAGCGACCTGAAACGCCTGCTCAAGACCAGCAAGTCACCCAAGTTTCTGGAGTCGAATAAGCCCGTCAATTCAGCGCGGGTGCTGGACGCGTTCGACAAATCGAAAACCATTCGCTGCTGGGTATTCCAGGGCGCTTAG
- a CDS encoding DNA cytosine methyltransferase: MLKRTLTHFHLCCGLGSGAAGFSDSKPALGPMQAEWRCLGGVDVDPAGLRDFQMMTGVPGTLMDLFTREQFTAFHGHQPPAGWKEATAEDLRRAAGNEDPDAVFISSPCKGASGLLSETMSQTPKYRALNELTLRCVWLMCEAWKHNPVKLIVFENVPRLATRGRYLLDQITKLLRHYGYAVAETTHDCGEIGGLAQSRKRFLLVARHVEQVPAFLYEPEKRSLRAVGDVLSRMPLAGDIDQAGPMHRVPALQWKTWVRLALVEAGKDWRSLSRFAIEDGHLRDFVIVPEYHNGVLGVVDWGDTAGVVAGASRPMNGKFSVADPRPTSKFEYTQYGVLPYNRHCGVVTGQRSPGQGTFSVADPRMGGERHNNVFRVIRNDQAAGTVTAGHGPSSGGQAVADPRQPSKGFGKYLVTDYSKPAGTVIAGSTTGQGAFAVADPAYKNWHPNASTQKLRITPWCESAKTVTGSQQVASGALSIADPRPGMSRSKGDAYLTGGHYGVVDYNTPAGAVSASACHDNGRWSVADQRMPAPNDRLTCMITSLDGTWHRPFTTLELAALQSLFDPEDHWSADPQTAKEIERMQRVRKIEQAGVFRLDGINDGHHRERIGNAVPRAAARAMADVFGVTLLLSEAGETFMLSNVSIWVQPVAIALSVAQQEVGV; the protein is encoded by the coding sequence ATGCTTAAGCGCACCCTCACCCACTTCCACCTCTGCTGCGGCCTGGGTAGCGGTGCCGCGGGCTTTAGCGACTCCAAACCAGCCCTTGGCCCCATGCAAGCTGAATGGCGCTGCCTGGGCGGCGTCGATGTAGACCCAGCCGGCTTGCGCGACTTCCAAATGATGACCGGTGTGCCTGGCACGCTGATGGATCTGTTCACCCGCGAGCAGTTCACCGCATTCCACGGCCATCAGCCGCCCGCCGGTTGGAAAGAAGCAACCGCCGAGGATCTGCGCCGCGCTGCCGGCAACGAAGACCCGGATGCGGTGTTCATCAGCAGCCCATGCAAAGGGGCCTCGGGGCTCCTGTCCGAGACGATGAGCCAGACGCCCAAATACCGGGCGCTCAATGAGCTGACGTTGCGCTGTGTGTGGTTGATGTGCGAAGCCTGGAAGCACAACCCGGTGAAGTTGATCGTGTTCGAAAACGTGCCGCGCCTGGCTACCCGTGGCCGCTACCTGCTGGACCAGATCACCAAGCTGCTCCGCCACTACGGCTACGCGGTGGCAGAAACTACCCACGACTGCGGCGAAATCGGCGGACTGGCACAGAGCCGCAAGCGTTTCTTGCTGGTGGCCAGGCACGTCGAGCAGGTTCCAGCGTTCCTGTATGAACCTGAAAAACGCAGCCTGCGCGCCGTCGGCGACGTGCTGAGCCGCATGCCGCTGGCCGGCGATATCGATCAGGCAGGGCCGATGCACCGGGTACCTGCGTTGCAGTGGAAAACGTGGGTGCGCCTGGCCCTGGTTGAGGCTGGGAAGGATTGGCGCAGTCTGAGCCGGTTTGCGATCGAGGACGGTCACCTGCGCGACTTTGTGATCGTGCCGGAATATCACAATGGCGTGCTCGGAGTTGTCGATTGGGGCGATACAGCCGGCGTGGTCGCAGGTGCGAGCCGCCCCATGAACGGCAAATTCTCCGTGGCAGATCCGCGTCCGACCAGCAAATTCGAATACACCCAATACGGCGTACTGCCCTACAACCGCCACTGCGGCGTGGTCACCGGCCAACGCAGCCCAGGGCAAGGGACGTTCAGCGTTGCAGACCCACGCATGGGCGGCGAACGGCACAACAACGTATTCCGGGTAATTCGCAACGACCAAGCCGCCGGCACTGTCACCGCAGGGCATGGTCCCAGCTCCGGCGGGCAGGCCGTGGCCGACCCTCGACAACCGTCCAAGGGCTTCGGAAAGTACCTGGTCACCGACTACAGCAAGCCGGCCGGCACCGTCATCGCCGGCAGCACGACCGGGCAAGGCGCTTTTGCTGTGGCAGATCCCGCATACAAAAACTGGCACCCGAACGCCAGCACTCAAAAGCTGCGGATCACGCCCTGGTGCGAGAGTGCCAAGACAGTAACCGGCTCCCAACAGGTTGCCAGCGGGGCACTATCGATCGCAGATCCGCGCCCAGGCATGTCGCGCAGCAAGGGCGATGCGTACCTGACAGGCGGGCATTACGGTGTAGTCGACTACAACACCCCGGCCGGCGCCGTTTCCGCCAGTGCCTGCCACGACAATGGACGGTGGTCGGTTGCTGATCAGCGCATGCCGGCGCCAAACGACCGGCTGACCTGCATGATCACCAGCTTGGACGGTACTTGGCATCGCCCGTTCACCACCCTTGAGCTGGCTGCGCTGCAATCGCTGTTTGATCCAGAGGATCACTGGTCAGCAGATCCGCAGACCGCAAAAGAGATCGAGCGGATGCAGCGGGTTCGCAAGATCGAGCAGGCGGGAGTTTTCCGGCTGGACGGCATCAACGACGGCCACCATCGGGAGCGGATCGGCAACGCGGTTCCGCGTGCAGCGGCGAGGGCCATGGCCGACGTGTTCGGCGTGACGCTGCTGCTTTCCGAGGCTGGCGAGACGTTCATGCTCAGCAACGTGTCGATTTGGGTGCAGCCGGTGGCGATTGCGCTAAGCGTGGCTCAGCAGGAGGTTGGTGTATGA
- a CDS encoding DNA adenine methylase: protein MTITSPVIRYHGAKFRLAPWVLQHFPQHTCYVESFGGAAGVLMQKARSYAEVYNDLDGDIVNLFRVLQDQNSRSGLVERLVFTPYSREEFELSWEPCTDPIERARRTIIRAQMGFGSAGATKGVTGFRIDTKRQYGTAQSLWAAYPDQLAEVGQRLSGVLIENRPAVEVVKAHDGPQTLHYVDPPYVHDTRYKGASSGRYYKHEMDDTMHRELLAVLLELEGMVVLSGYPSDLYSELLPGWASYGTSARISAGRGSATRTECIWINPQCHSQLNRLSLFGEIR, encoded by the coding sequence ATGACGATTACATCACCGGTCATCCGTTACCACGGCGCCAAGTTCCGGCTCGCACCGTGGGTGCTGCAACACTTCCCACAGCACACTTGCTACGTCGAGTCATTCGGTGGCGCCGCCGGCGTGCTGATGCAGAAGGCCCGATCATATGCCGAGGTCTACAACGACCTGGACGGCGACATCGTGAACCTCTTCCGAGTGCTACAGGATCAAAATTCCCGATCGGGACTTGTTGAACGCCTAGTGTTCACACCTTATTCGCGGGAAGAATTTGAGTTGTCTTGGGAGCCTTGCACCGATCCAATAGAACGCGCCCGCCGAACGATCATCAGGGCTCAGATGGGCTTTGGCTCTGCCGGCGCGACCAAGGGCGTCACGGGTTTTCGTATTGACACCAAACGCCAATACGGCACAGCCCAGTCACTCTGGGCGGCCTACCCCGATCAACTTGCAGAGGTTGGCCAGCGGCTGAGCGGAGTGTTGATCGAGAACAGGCCGGCAGTCGAGGTTGTTAAGGCGCACGACGGGCCGCAGACCCTGCACTACGTTGACCCGCCCTACGTGCACGACACCAGATACAAGGGTGCATCAAGCGGCAGGTACTACAAGCACGAAATGGACGACACGATGCATCGGGAATTGCTGGCGGTTCTGCTCGAGCTAGAAGGCATGGTGGTTCTGTCTGGCTACCCAAGCGATCTGTATTCCGAATTGCTACCAGGCTGGGCTAGTTACGGCACTTCCGCTCGCATCAGTGCCGGGCGCGGCTCCGCGACCCGAACTGAATGCATATGGATCAACCCTCAATGCCACAGTCAGTTGAACCGTCTTTCTTTGTTTGGAGAGATACGATGA
- a CDS encoding Arm DNA-binding domain-containing protein → MADGVEARGNSVRVYFRFNGELCRELVPGGNTPANRDHAKRLVTVIEYEIQAGTFDYRRHFPESTKLAENSFGHYLDLWLTIKSNSVAATSFRGYKNKAEVHVRPRWGDVQIDQIDHLDLQEWIQGPLSKRLKNKTIRDIISNVRQVFRLYRTRKKVAHDPTEGLFVRLPDPEAPDPFTRAEIKQILDTYTNRTQELLMVQFMIWAGPRVSETIALAWEDVDLKQGTVTFRRSKVRGAYRVTKTRRSTRKVRLLEPAWDALRKLDAINQLKTVDTVDVVERDNKTVRKHKLHFVFLNTKSGLPHVSDFVVRDRFFKAHLKAAGVRYRGPGQCRHTYASQLLTTGVASVDWIAEQMGHTSANMIRQHYGMWINEDGPDVIGMLQHALGMQPPGGDEAP, encoded by the coding sequence ATGGCAGATGGCGTAGAGGCCCGTGGCAATTCAGTACGGGTCTATTTTCGTTTCAATGGCGAGCTGTGCCGAGAGCTTGTGCCCGGCGGCAACACACCGGCCAACCGGGACCACGCAAAACGCCTGGTGACGGTGATCGAGTACGAAATACAGGCCGGCACCTTCGATTACCGCCGGCATTTTCCCGAGTCAACCAAGCTGGCCGAGAACAGCTTCGGCCATTACCTGGACCTGTGGCTGACGATCAAGAGCAACAGCGTCGCTGCGACCTCTTTCCGTGGATATAAGAACAAGGCCGAGGTCCATGTACGGCCGCGCTGGGGTGACGTTCAGATCGATCAGATTGACCACCTGGACCTGCAAGAGTGGATTCAGGGGCCGCTGTCGAAGCGGCTGAAGAACAAGACCATCCGCGACATCATCAGCAATGTGCGCCAGGTGTTCCGGCTGTACCGCACCCGGAAGAAGGTCGCACACGACCCAACTGAGGGGTTATTTGTGCGCCTTCCCGATCCAGAGGCGCCCGACCCGTTCACCAGGGCGGAAATCAAGCAGATCCTCGACACGTACACCAACCGCACCCAGGAGCTATTGATGGTGCAGTTTATGATTTGGGCCGGTCCACGGGTGTCGGAGACCATCGCGCTGGCCTGGGAGGATGTCGACCTGAAACAGGGGACGGTGACTTTCCGTCGCTCCAAAGTGCGGGGGGCCTATCGCGTGACGAAAACCCGGCGCTCTACGCGTAAGGTGCGCCTGCTGGAGCCTGCGTGGGATGCCCTGCGCAAGTTGGACGCCATCAACCAGCTCAAGACCGTGGACACGGTCGACGTCGTCGAGCGGGACAACAAGACAGTCCGCAAGCACAAGCTGCACTTCGTATTCCTGAACACCAAGAGCGGCCTGCCGCACGTCAGCGACTTTGTCGTGAGGGACAGGTTCTTCAAAGCGCACTTGAAAGCGGCCGGCGTTCGCTATCGCGGTCCTGGCCAGTGTCGCCACACCTACGCCAGCCAGTTGCTGACCACCGGCGTGGCTTCGGTCGACTGGATCGCGGAGCAAATGGGCCACACCAGCGCGAACATGATCAGGCAGCACTACGGCATGTGGATTAACGAGGACGGCCCGGACGTCATCGGCATGCTGCAGCACGCCCTGGGCATGCAGCCTCCAGGTGGTGACGAAGCCCCGTAA
- a CDS encoding crotonase/enoyl-CoA hydratase family protein, whose translation MSELIAYHLEDGIATLTLSNGKVNAISPAVVSEFNAALDQAEKDRAVVIITGTPGILSGGYDLKVMTAGPKEAIGLVTSGSTLARRLLSHPFPVIVACPGHAVAKGAFLLLSADYRIGVEGPFSIGLNEVAIGMTMHHAGIELARDRLRKSAFHRSVINAEMFDPQGALQAGFLDKVVAPEELHAAALEAARQLKKINMNAHKHTKLKVRKALLEALDDAIIQDQGHILS comes from the coding sequence ATGAGTGAGTTGATTGCCTACCACCTCGAAGACGGTATCGCGACCCTGACCTTGAGCAACGGCAAGGTGAATGCCATTTCTCCGGCGGTGGTCAGTGAGTTTAATGCGGCGCTGGATCAGGCCGAGAAAGATCGGGCGGTGGTGATCATCACCGGGACGCCGGGGATTCTGTCGGGCGGTTATGATTTGAAGGTGATGACGGCCGGCCCTAAAGAGGCTATTGGCCTGGTGACGTCGGGCTCGACGTTGGCGCGTCGCCTGTTGTCGCACCCGTTTCCCGTCATCGTCGCATGCCCCGGACATGCGGTGGCCAAAGGTGCGTTCCTGCTGTTGTCGGCAGATTATCGGATTGGTGTGGAAGGCCCGTTCAGCATTGGCCTGAATGAAGTGGCGATCGGCATGACCATGCACCACGCCGGTATCGAGTTGGCGCGGGATCGTCTGCGCAAGTCGGCGTTTCATCGTTCGGTAATCAATGCGGAAATGTTTGACCCGCAGGGCGCACTGCAAGCGGGCTTCCTGGATAAGGTGGTCGCACCGGAAGAGTTGCACGCGGCGGCCCTAGAAGCGGCCCGCCAGTTGAAGAAGATCAACATGAACGCCCACAAGCACACCAAGTTGAAGGTGCGTAAAGCGCTGCTGGAAGCGTTGGATGATGCAATTATCCAGGATCAGGGCCATATCCTGAGCTAA
- a CDS encoding lysophospholipid acyltransferase family protein — MLFLLRMLLMSLHFMVVGVLGVLLGICRPFNPDNSRLCARLYALPAMWILRLNVKRDVDSLRNKPGTCVVIANHQSNYDLFVLGTVVPYRTVCIAKKSLKWVPLFGQLFWLAGNVLIDRGNAHKARRAMLTTTHTLQHQDTSIWVFPEGTRNLGKGLLPFKKGAFHMAIAAGVPIVQVCVSNYITHMQLNQWNSGDVLIRSLPPIPTAGLTSDDIPQLMQTCQTQMDECIAAMDRELQSAVTIELASS; from the coding sequence ATGCTCTTTCTGTTACGTATGTTGTTGATGAGCCTGCACTTTATGGTTGTCGGTGTGCTGGGCGTGCTGTTGGGCATTTGTCGGCCGTTCAATCCCGACAACAGCCGCTTGTGCGCGCGCCTCTATGCGCTGCCCGCCATGTGGATATTGCGTTTAAACGTGAAGAGAGATGTCGACTCGCTGCGCAACAAGCCCGGCACGTGCGTGGTCATCGCCAACCACCAGTCCAACTATGACTTGTTTGTGTTGGGTACTGTGGTGCCTTACCGCACGGTGTGTATTGCCAAGAAAAGCCTGAAATGGGTGCCGCTGTTCGGCCAGTTGTTCTGGCTGGCTGGCAATGTGCTGATCGACCGCGGCAATGCGCACAAGGCGCGTCGCGCGATGCTCACGACCACGCATACCTTGCAGCATCAGGACACGTCGATCTGGGTATTTCCGGAAGGCACGCGCAACCTCGGCAAAGGCCTGTTGCCGTTCAAGAAAGGCGCGTTCCATATGGCGATTGCGGCAGGTGTGCCGATCGTGCAGGTGTGTGTCAGCAATTACATCACCCATATGCAGCTTAATCAGTGGAACAGTGGTGATGTGCTGATACGCTCGTTGCCACCGATTCCTACCGCAGGCCTGACTTCGGATGACATCCCTCAGTTGATGCAGACCTGTCAGACGCAGATGGATGAATGCATTGCCGCGATGGACCGTGAGCTGCAAAGTGCCGTAACAATCGAACTCGCTTCCAGCTAA
- a CDS encoding magnesium and cobalt transport protein CorA — MGRVVAAAVYSAGKKVTDITLDEGAAWAAKPDHFVWIGLEEPNAQELANLQRQFNLHELAIEDALEKHSRPKLETFGDALFIVTYSPVRENGKLVFIETHIFAGNGYIITARNGHSASYGYVRQRCEARPLLLEHGEDFVLYALLDFVTENYQPVSEAIHAEIDELERNVLCNSLNETDIQNLHGLRRDVLRLKRYVAPMVEISQELQKLSFPFIDKNMRPYFRDVQIHVTRQMEDLTTLRDIASQTIEIGVLLEASRQSVVQRKFAAWAAILAFPTAVAGIYGMNFQNMPELQWHYGYFAVLGFIAAGCTGLWASFKRSGWL; from the coding sequence ATGGGTAGAGTTGTTGCGGCAGCCGTTTACAGCGCCGGAAAGAAAGTCACCGATATTACCCTCGATGAGGGCGCGGCCTGGGCCGCCAAACCCGACCATTTTGTATGGATCGGCCTGGAAGAGCCCAACGCCCAGGAACTGGCCAACCTGCAACGCCAGTTCAACCTGCATGAACTGGCCATTGAAGACGCCTTGGAAAAGCACAGCCGACCGAAGCTGGAAACCTTCGGCGATGCGCTGTTTATCGTGACCTACTCACCGGTACGCGAGAACGGCAAGCTGGTGTTTATCGAAACTCATATTTTCGCCGGTAACGGCTACATCATTACCGCACGCAACGGGCACTCAGCGTCGTACGGCTATGTGCGCCAGCGCTGTGAGGCGCGGCCGCTGTTACTGGAGCATGGGGAAGATTTCGTACTCTATGCGCTGCTGGATTTCGTCACCGAAAATTACCAGCCGGTGAGCGAGGCGATCCATGCCGAGATCGATGAGTTGGAACGCAACGTGTTGTGCAACTCCCTCAATGAAACCGATATCCAGAACCTCCACGGCCTGCGCCGTGACGTGCTGCGGCTCAAGCGTTATGTGGCGCCGATGGTCGAAATCAGCCAGGAACTGCAGAAGCTGAGCTTCCCGTTTATCGACAAGAACATGCGCCCCTATTTCCGTGACGTGCAGATCCACGTGACGCGGCAGATGGAAGACCTGACCACCCTGCGCGATATCGCCAGCCAGACCATTGAGATCGGTGTGTTGCTGGAGGCCTCACGCCAAAGCGTGGTGCAACGCAAGTTCGCCGCGTGGGCGGCAATTCTGGCATTCCCCACCGCGGTGGCGGGGATTTACGGGATGAACTTCCAGAACATGCCCGAGCTGCAATGGCACTACGGCTATTTTGCGGTGCTCGGGTTTATTGCGGCGGGCTGCACCGGTTTGTGGGCGAGCTTCAAGCGTTCGGGCTGGCTTTAA
- a CDS encoding amidotransferase yields MSLRVCILETDILRPGLIDQYQGYGQMFKRLFSKQPIAAEFVIYNVVQGEYPSDDEVFDAYLITGSKADSFGTDPWIQTLKTYLLDRYARGDKLLGVCFGHQLLALLLGGKTERASKGWGMGIHDYTLNAKAPWMSPVVEELTLLISHQDQVTSLPENATVIASSDFCPYAAYHIEDQVLCFQGHPEFIHDYSRELLEILQTTLGEKVYTHGVASLERDHHGATVAEWMMRFVAHKPETAA; encoded by the coding sequence ATGTCGCTACGCGTCTGTATCCTGGAAACCGATATCCTGCGTCCAGGCTTGATCGATCAGTACCAAGGGTACGGGCAGATGTTCAAACGCCTGTTCTCCAAGCAACCGATAGCCGCCGAATTTGTCATCTACAACGTCGTCCAGGGCGAATACCCGTCAGATGATGAGGTGTTCGACGCCTACCTGATCACCGGCAGCAAGGCCGATTCCTTCGGCACCGACCCATGGATCCAGACCCTTAAAACCTACTTGCTCGACCGCTATGCGCGCGGCGACAAGTTGCTGGGCGTGTGTTTCGGTCACCAGTTATTGGCGCTGCTGTTGGGCGGCAAGACTGAACGCGCCAGCAAAGGCTGGGGCATGGGCATCCACGACTACACGCTGAATGCCAAGGCGCCCTGGATGAGCCCGGTGGTGGAAGAACTGACGTTGCTGATCAGTCATCAGGATCAAGTGACCAGCCTGCCGGAAAACGCCACGGTGATAGCTTCCAGCGATTTTTGCCCCTATGCGGCGTATCACATCGAAGACCAGGTGCTGTGCTTCCAGGGCCACCCGGAATTCATCCACGATTATTCCCGCGAGTTGCTGGAGATTCTTCAGACAACTCTTGGGGAAAAGGTCTACACCCACGGCGTGGCAAGCCTGGAACGTGACCACCACGGTGCCACCGTGGCGGAGTGGATGATGCGTTTTGTCGCGCACAAGCCAGAGACTGCGGCTTAA